In one window of Streptomyces sp. NBC_01224 DNA:
- a CDS encoding LamG domain-containing protein yields the protein MTRRWPLITTITVLTVALAFVVVQLVRGQDSGKEQAGAKPAASSPTDDAESLQGLGWWPLHQSGTAKAGEHDAVVRGGTQWTDGPEGGAVQLDGTSGYADSNTRLDTVGKDYSVAARVRLTPQGMTGIHTALSQDGDRISTFFLQYSGPDGNFAFSFGGARTVAKTPEKPQPGRWYHLTGTYSQKDHRMQVYVDGRLAGTRVASSSVKPTGTVVIGRGKFDGKAADYWNGDIADIHVYNRELTSREVGSLSSREPG from the coding sequence ATGACGCGCAGATGGCCGCTCATCACCACGATCACCGTATTGACCGTCGCGCTGGCCTTCGTCGTCGTCCAACTGGTGCGCGGCCAGGACTCCGGGAAGGAACAGGCCGGGGCGAAACCGGCCGCGTCGAGCCCGACCGACGACGCCGAGTCGCTGCAGGGCCTCGGCTGGTGGCCCCTGCACCAGTCCGGCACCGCGAAGGCCGGCGAGCACGACGCCGTGGTCAGGGGCGGCACGCAGTGGACCGACGGCCCCGAGGGCGGCGCCGTGCAACTGGACGGCACCAGCGGATACGCGGACTCCAACACCCGGCTCGACACCGTGGGCAAGGACTACTCGGTCGCCGCGCGGGTGCGCCTCACCCCCCAGGGCATGACCGGCATCCACACCGCCCTGTCCCAGGACGGCGACCGGATCAGCACATTCTTCCTCCAGTACTCCGGCCCGGACGGGAACTTCGCCTTCAGTTTCGGCGGTGCCCGTACGGTCGCGAAGACGCCCGAGAAGCCGCAGCCCGGCCGCTGGTACCACCTGACCGGCACGTACAGTCAGAAGGACCACCGGATGCAGGTCTACGTGGACGGCCGGCTCGCGGGAACCAGGGTGGCCTCCAGCAGCGTGAAACCCACCGGCACTGTGGTGATCGGACGCGGCAAGTTCGATGGGAAGGCGGCCGACTACTGGAACGGCGACATCGCCGACATACATGTCTACAACCGGGAGTTGACGTCCCGTGAGGTGGGCTCGCTTTCCTCTCGCGAACCGGGCTGA
- a CDS encoding FtsK/SpoIIIE domain-containing protein: MLTVVEEGGDAFDVHLDADPDTPVRAVAEALAGAGGVHRPPEGLGLYAGDRLLPADMRLRDAPLHHAAIVGLGRPAGTVSAEPAGLVEVRTVGGTGAGTVHRLDMGEYRIGLAHDGTAQVLRAVPDRPFAVLAVGPQGRCRITPDASAPGDGTLQLDREDLAEATAWPAGAQLLVGDSLLELALPQKPDAAVQPSEDGTGWDYNRPPRLRPAENATRFTLPSPPAPPAARPLPWITAAAPLVMAGAGALIFDRMSMLLFGLLSPVAILGNYLMSRRTGRQTHSGSVAAYEEKKARIEGDAAKALAAERTARRRGFPDPAEVLLTAVGPRRRLWERRTSDADFLELRIGTADLASDVVLQDPTKDEHRREDPRTAYDVPVTVPLREHDVLGIAGEGPAARAVSRWAVAQAAVLHSPRDLQIYLLTTGERGRDGWSWLRWLPHVRKKSGDTPASIGYGTETCARRVAELTALIVERAGRQDRRSRPAGPDVLVILDGARRLRSLPGVAQILRDGPAVGVRAVCLDAEERLLPEECHAVVAEEPGGTVRVGRSGRGTVGGIRPDAVSLDWCRSLARAMGPLRDPGGADEEAAVLPGSARLLDVLALDPPQAAGIRARWTAGGRSTRAAVGVSLDGPFYLDLRRDGPHGLVAGTTGSGKSELLQTLVASLAVANRPDAMTFVLVDYKGGSAFKDCVDLPHTVGMVTDLDAHLVERALVSLTAELTRREHILAAAGAKDIEDYVELLERNPAGRAPMPRLLIVIDEFASMVRDLPDFVKGLVNIAQRGRSLGIHLILATQRPSGVVSSEIRANTNLRIALRVTDAGESTDVLNSPEAAGISQGTPGRAYVRLGQNSLVPFQSGRVGGRRPGAAAISLPAPWAVTVGWERLGEPLPARPRGAAVPAEVETDLTGLVTAIREADREMGIPAQHSPWLPPLPEVLVTGELPAPPPSDYDLAPVAYGVVDLPAQQARLPLVIDPATLGHLHIIGSPRQGRSQTLRTIAGTLASAHSPDRLHMYGIDCGNGALLPIEGLPHCGAITQRTQPDRVARLLARLSEELTRRQEMLAARGSADLPELRRALPEAERPPHIVLFIDRWEVFDKQLGEYDSGNLLSSVLTLLRDGASVGIHLVMTGDRALFSSRVNGSTEDKLVLKLNEKSEYGMIGITQRNVPDEIPPGRAFRAADKAEVQIALLTDNPEGQAQAVALQRIAEYCREQAAQLPDSTRPFRVDTLPDRLTWEEAIRYVPQPLPSARWALSGVGGDELIASGPDFAITSTFLVAGPARSGRSTVLATLALSLLSTGMPIVVGAPSRSQLRQLAGRPGVLAVFDESDIDPTALEEALASSPQGAVVILDDADLLLKTKAEPVLTQIAKSGAENGRGLVISGQTDRLSSGFSGWHTEARRNRCGLLLKPQNMSDGELIGVKVPRSRLGATRPGRAILHLGDGVLRTVQVPETVLPPAGS, translated from the coding sequence ATGTTGACCGTGGTCGAGGAGGGCGGTGACGCGTTCGACGTCCACCTCGACGCCGATCCCGACACGCCTGTGCGCGCTGTCGCGGAGGCGCTGGCCGGGGCAGGAGGCGTCCACCGGCCCCCGGAGGGCCTCGGCCTGTATGCCGGCGACCGGCTGCTGCCCGCCGATATGCGGCTGCGGGACGCGCCGCTGCACCACGCGGCCATCGTGGGCCTGGGCCGCCCCGCGGGCACCGTGTCGGCCGAACCGGCCGGGCTGGTGGAGGTCCGTACGGTCGGTGGGACCGGCGCGGGCACCGTACACCGGCTCGACATGGGGGAGTACCGGATCGGGCTGGCCCACGACGGGACCGCCCAGGTGCTGCGCGCCGTACCGGACCGTCCGTTCGCCGTCCTGGCGGTGGGCCCCCAAGGACGCTGCCGTATCACGCCCGACGCCTCCGCGCCGGGCGACGGCACCCTGCAACTGGACCGCGAGGACCTCGCCGAGGCGACCGCCTGGCCGGCCGGCGCACAGCTCCTCGTCGGAGACAGCCTGCTCGAACTCGCCCTCCCGCAGAAGCCGGACGCGGCCGTGCAGCCGTCGGAGGACGGCACCGGCTGGGACTACAACCGGCCGCCGCGGCTGCGGCCGGCCGAGAACGCCACCCGCTTCACCCTGCCCTCCCCGCCCGCCCCGCCCGCCGCCCGGCCGCTCCCGTGGATCACCGCGGCGGCCCCGCTGGTGATGGCGGGGGCCGGGGCGCTGATATTCGACCGTATGTCGATGCTGCTGTTCGGGCTGCTCTCCCCGGTCGCGATCCTCGGCAACTATCTGATGAGCCGGCGTACCGGGCGCCAGACCCACTCCGGCAGTGTCGCCGCCTACGAGGAGAAGAAGGCACGCATCGAGGGCGACGCGGCGAAGGCCCTGGCGGCCGAACGCACCGCCCGGCGCCGCGGTTTCCCGGACCCGGCCGAGGTCCTCCTGACCGCCGTCGGCCCCCGGCGCCGCCTGTGGGAACGCCGTACCTCCGACGCCGACTTCCTCGAACTGCGCATCGGAACCGCCGATCTGGCCTCCGACGTGGTGCTCCAGGACCCGACGAAGGACGAACACCGCCGCGAGGACCCGCGGACCGCGTACGACGTCCCGGTGACCGTTCCGCTGCGGGAGCACGACGTCCTGGGCATCGCCGGCGAGGGCCCGGCCGCGCGCGCCGTGTCGCGCTGGGCGGTCGCCCAGGCCGCTGTCCTGCACAGCCCCCGTGACCTCCAGATCTATCTGCTGACGACCGGCGAACGGGGCCGGGACGGCTGGTCCTGGCTGCGCTGGCTGCCGCATGTGCGCAAGAAGTCCGGCGACACCCCGGCCAGCATCGGCTACGGCACGGAGACCTGCGCCCGGCGGGTCGCCGAACTCACCGCGCTGATCGTCGAGCGCGCCGGACGGCAGGACCGGCGGAGCCGGCCCGCCGGGCCCGACGTGCTCGTCATCCTCGACGGAGCCCGCAGGCTGCGTTCGCTGCCCGGCGTGGCGCAGATCCTGCGCGACGGACCGGCCGTCGGCGTCCGCGCGGTCTGCCTGGACGCCGAGGAGCGGCTGCTGCCCGAGGAGTGCCACGCCGTCGTCGCCGAGGAGCCCGGCGGAACCGTACGGGTGGGACGCTCCGGGAGGGGCACCGTCGGGGGCATCCGGCCCGACGCGGTGTCCCTGGACTGGTGCCGTTCGCTGGCCCGCGCGATGGGCCCGCTGCGGGACCCGGGCGGTGCCGACGAGGAGGCCGCGGTGCTTCCCGGCTCCGCGCGGCTGCTCGACGTCCTCGCCCTCGACCCGCCGCAGGCCGCCGGCATCCGGGCGCGCTGGACGGCCGGGGGCCGCTCGACCCGGGCAGCCGTCGGCGTCTCCCTGGACGGCCCGTTCTACCTGGACCTGCGGCGCGACGGCCCGCACGGGCTGGTCGCCGGCACCACCGGCTCCGGCAAGTCCGAACTCCTCCAGACTCTGGTCGCCTCGCTCGCGGTGGCGAACCGTCCGGACGCGATGACGTTCGTCCTGGTCGACTACAAGGGCGGCTCCGCGTTCAAGGACTGCGTCGACCTGCCGCACACCGTCGGCATGGTCACCGACCTCGACGCCCACCTCGTCGAGCGGGCCCTGGTGTCGCTGACGGCGGAACTCACCCGGCGCGAGCACATCCTCGCCGCGGCCGGCGCCAAGGACATCGAGGACTACGTCGAGCTGCTGGAGCGCAACCCGGCGGGCCGCGCGCCGATGCCCCGGCTGCTCATCGTCATCGACGAGTTCGCCTCGATGGTGCGCGACCTGCCGGACTTCGTGAAGGGTCTGGTCAACATCGCCCAGCGGGGCCGCAGCCTCGGCATCCACCTGATCCTGGCGACGCAGCGCCCCAGCGGCGTCGTCTCCTCGGAGATCCGCGCCAACACCAACCTGCGCATCGCGCTGCGGGTGACGGACGCCGGAGAGAGCACGGACGTCCTCAACTCCCCCGAGGCCGCCGGGATCTCGCAGGGCACCCCCGGTCGCGCCTATGTGCGCCTGGGCCAGAACTCCCTCGTGCCGTTCCAGTCCGGACGGGTCGGCGGCCGTCGGCCCGGTGCCGCGGCGATCTCGCTGCCGGCACCCTGGGCGGTGACGGTCGGCTGGGAGCGGCTCGGCGAGCCGCTCCCGGCGCGGCCCCGCGGCGCGGCCGTACCCGCCGAGGTGGAGACCGACCTCACCGGGCTCGTCACGGCGATCCGCGAAGCGGACCGGGAGATGGGCATCCCCGCGCAGCACAGCCCCTGGCTCCCGCCGCTGCCCGAGGTCCTGGTCACCGGCGAGCTGCCGGCGCCCCCGCCCTCGGACTACGACCTCGCGCCCGTCGCGTACGGCGTGGTGGACCTGCCCGCGCAGCAGGCCCGGCTGCCTCTGGTGATCGACCCGGCGACGCTCGGGCACCTGCACATCATCGGCTCGCCCCGGCAGGGCAGGTCGCAGACACTGCGCACCATCGCCGGCACCCTGGCCTCCGCCCATTCCCCGGACCGGCTGCACATGTACGGCATCGACTGCGGCAACGGCGCGCTGCTGCCCATCGAGGGGCTGCCGCACTGCGGGGCCATCACCCAGCGCACCCAGCCCGACCGGGTGGCCCGGCTGCTCGCCCGGCTGTCCGAGGAGCTGACCCGGCGCCAGGAGATGCTCGCCGCCCGTGGCAGCGCCGACCTGCCGGAGCTCCGCCGCGCCCTGCCGGAGGCCGAACGGCCGCCGCACATCGTGCTGTTCATCGACCGGTGGGAGGTCTTCGACAAGCAGCTCGGCGAGTACGACTCCGGGAACCTGCTGAGCTCCGTGCTGACCCTGCTCCGGGACGGCGCGAGCGTCGGCATCCACCTGGTGATGACCGGTGACCGGGCGCTGTTCTCCAGCCGGGTCAACGGCTCCACCGAGGACAAGCTCGTGCTGAAGCTGAACGAGAAGTCCGAGTACGGGATGATCGGCATCACCCAGCGCAACGTGCCCGACGAGATCCCGCCGGGCCGCGCGTTCCGTGCCGCCGACAAGGCGGAGGTGCAGATCGCGCTCCTCACGGACAACCCGGAAGGCCAGGCGCAGGCCGTGGCGCTCCAGCGGATCGCCGAGTACTGCCGCGAGCAGGCGGCCCAGCTGCCGGACTCCACCCGGCCGTTCCGCGTCGACACCCTGCCGGACCGGCTCACCTGGGAGGAGGCGATCCGGTACGTGCCGCAGCCGCTGCCGTCCGCACGGTGGGCCCTGTCCGGTGTCGGCGGCGACGAACTCATCGCGTCCGGGCCGGACTTCGCCATCACGTCGACCTTCCTCGTCGCCGGGCCCGCCCGCTCCGGCCGCAGCACCGTCCTGGCGACTCTGGCACTGTCGCTGCTGTCGACCGGGATGCCGATCGTCGTCGGCGCGCCCTCCAGGTCGCAGCTGCGCCAACTCGCCGGACGGCCCGGTGTGCTCGCGGTCTTCGACGAGTCCGACATCGACCCCACCGCGCTGGAGGAGGCACTGGCGTCCTCGCCGCAGGGGGCCGTGGTGATACTGGACGACGCCGACCTGCTGCTGAAGACGAAGGCCGAGCCCGTCCTCACCCAGATCGCCAAGTCCGGTGCCGAGAACGGCCGGGGCCTGGTGATCTCCGGGCAGACCGACCGGCTCTCCTCCGGCTTCTCCGGCTGGCACACCGAGGCCCGCCGCAACCGGTGCGGTCTGCTGCTGAAGCCGCAGAACATGAGCGACGGCGAACTGATCGGCGTCAAGGTGCCCCGCAGCCGCCTGGGCGCGACCCGCCCGGGGCGGGCGATCCTGCACCTGGGCGACGGCGTGCTGCGCACCGTCCAGGTCCCGGAGACGGTGCTTCCGCCGGCCGGGAGCTGA
- a CDS encoding sigma-70 family RNA polymerase sigma factor yields MSASASTEGLIPGPRAAEPHPDEFLRALYHFHGSALLQFAARRLEGDWHRAEDVVQEVAIRAWRHAEELDPTTDSVRPWLFTALRNLVIDGHRARQARPPETGDPELAHLPVSDGVDHMLTSQVLIDALRDLRPAQREVLLHVHYLGRSVNQTAEVLGVPPGTVKSRTYYAARALREALHSRGLYAGDVYREAG; encoded by the coding sequence TTGTCGGCCAGCGCTTCGACCGAAGGCCTCATACCTGGCCCCCGCGCCGCGGAACCCCACCCCGACGAGTTCCTCAGAGCGCTCTACCACTTCCACGGCAGCGCCTTGCTGCAGTTCGCCGCACGGCGGCTGGAGGGCGACTGGCACCGCGCCGAGGACGTCGTCCAGGAAGTCGCGATACGCGCCTGGCGGCACGCCGAGGAACTCGACCCGACCACGGATTCGGTACGGCCCTGGCTGTTCACCGCGCTGCGCAATCTGGTCATCGACGGCCACCGGGCCCGCCAGGCCAGACCACCGGAGACCGGTGACCCCGAACTCGCCCACCTGCCGGTGTCCGACGGCGTGGACCACATGCTCACCTCCCAGGTGCTCATCGACGCCTTGCGGGACCTGCGGCCGGCACAGCGCGAGGTCCTGCTGCACGTGCACTACCTGGGACGCAGCGTCAACCAGACGGCCGAGGTCCTCGGCGTGCCGCCGGGCACGGTCAAGTCGCGGACGTACTACGCCGCCCGCGCCCTGCGCGAGGCGCTGCACAGCCGCGGGCTGTACGCGGGCGACGTGTACCGCGAGGCCGGATGA